From the genome of Chanos chanos chromosome 5, fChaCha1.1, whole genome shotgun sequence, one region includes:
- the crha gene encoding corticoliberin-1 gives MKLHVLLLAVALVCAFLQRSQCRIINSSGAREAPGQTDLSRPLLPILMRLGEDYFIRLDNANQNEDPPSTRTEPGPEALLTTVNRALQLQLTQRLLRGKVGDVGNFSGFTGSHTDQAETFTERERRSEEPPISLDLTFHLLREVLEMARAEQLAQQANNNRKMMEIVGK, from the coding sequence ATGAAGCTCCACGTGTTGCTCCTGGCGGTGGCTCTGGTATGTGCCTTCCTCCAGCGGAGTCAGTGCCGAATCATAAACTCGTCAGGTGCACGTGAAGCCCCAGGGCAAACGGACCTCTCGCGGCCTCTTCTTCCTATCCTTATGCGACTGGGAGAGGATTACTTTATCCGACTGGACAATGCCAACCAGAACGAAGACCCGCCTTCAACCAGAACCGAACCGGGTCCAGAAGCCCTCTTAACTACTGTTAATCGTGCGCTGCAGCTCCAGCTTACACAGAGGCTCCTGCGAGGCAAGGTTGGTGACGTCGGTAATTTCAGCGGTTTCACTGGCAGTCACACCGACCAGGCAGAAACCTTCACAGAGCGCGAGCGACGGTCCGAAGAACCTCCCATTTCACTGGATCTTACGTTTCACCTGCTCCGAGAGGTGTTGGAAATGGCTCGCGCCGAACAGTTGGCCCAGCAAGCCAATAACAACCGCAAAATGATGGAGATTGTTGGGAAATGA